The Girardinichthys multiradiatus isolate DD_20200921_A chromosome 9, DD_fGirMul_XY1, whole genome shotgun sequence genome segment ATCACCTGTCAGTAGTCATAATAAAATGCCTGATTGGGGTACATCCCTCTATTAACATATCTGTAACTTTGCAGATGTCCTCTGTTTAATAAATCCTGTCAACCAAACATCTCAGTTTGCAGAGTTAGTGAACAGAAAATCATTTTTCATCCCAACAGACAGGAGAAGCTGATTCCAACAATgacaaaaagatgaaaaaaacagaaaactgaaagaGGAAGTAGGTCACCTTCCAGCATCTTTGGAGACGGATACAACTACTCCCAGTCCTGACGCAGTTACTCTCTTGCAGACTGAGTCCATGTCAATAACTGAgttgatacagtctgggccacCCACAATGCAACACTGAGAGTCTGGACAGAAGCTACAGTTGTCCAGGACTTTGTAGCCGTGATTTCTGCCACACTTCTCCAGTGTCACAGTGGTGGCCATCCCTGCGACTCCGACATGAACTAGCAGCTGAACAAGAAGCAGATTGTTAGAATTACTAAAACATTTCTCCTACCTCTGCTAAAAACACTATGTTTATGGCGCACAAAAAgcttcaacaaaataaaaccgTCTGCATTtatgacataaaaaaacataacatttaaattaaagccAATTAAATCAGAGTTAAATGTTCAACATTTTAGACATTAACCTTCAAAACACAAGGTAATGTCAGATGGTGAAAGCTTTATTTCATTCGTCTTACCCATGGATGATACTGCTTCCACAATGATGGAACCAAACTCTGGACTTTCTGGTACTCTACAGGAACCTCTTCTATATGCAGGTCCACATTTTCGCCCAATCCAAGTTTTTTCATTTCCTGAGAACAAACCCATCGATTTATGGTTAAAGAAGCTCAACAGCAGAAACAATTACTGCAAATCTTTGGAATAAATCATTCTTGGACAGAAATTAAATACAGTTCTGCTCAGAAGTTCTTGAATTATCCCtgatttttgtttattcaatCTTCAAGGTGGCAGATATctgtaatattttaaagcatttttgaatgtattttaaagttgTTCTTTAAAACTTGGGTTATTATTCATTCAACTGTTACAACTAAACAACTTACAAAAGACTGTTTTTCTTACTCAATTTATTACAGATTCTTCATCTTCGATCGGAGATTCTGTTGCTGTTTCCGGACTTCAAGATACCAAATTAAGAAGattctgattttctttaaaaagtattaaaagaaaaaacaatattttcataATTTCTGCATTAATTGAAAGTGCATCTCTTAAGTCAAATAGCTGTCcctctatgcaacacagaaaatCTACAAATACTGTAAAATCCTCTGAGTTAGGAGACAaatctataaataaaataaaacaaattatatcATGTCTCTCAGATCCATTTATAAACAGCTATATGACCAACGTCATattggagaaagaaaaaaaacggtcGACTGTTTCATGTGAAATTGTTAAATCACTCATTTATTGCAGCTATAAAGTAGCTGATATGTTGTCACACTGATTAATGGTTTATATTAGTAGTATAAGTGAAAATGCAACATGTGTAAAAGAGCAGTTGGTGTTACACTGCTCTACATTACACAATCTTTTCAAAACAAAGTCAAATTTTTAAAGTGTTAATACTTTTACCCCTTTTTAGCATCTCATATTGGCTTTAACAATTAGCATcagtttgtgtgtattttatataaagtttgtggttctatACGTTAACATTACAAGCATTTCCTAATCCAGTGTGTTCCATGTAAAGTCGTTCCACTATAAACAAAGCTGGACTCCTCCAAAAGGTCTAAAATAAAGAGCaattttgatgaaaattacGATATTTGCTGCTGTCTTCTTAATGTTTAAACGCAGCAGACTGAATGAACAGCCGACATGCTTCAGTAGGAAACCGCCTCCTTCATGGAAGCTTCCGACACATTTCGTccttcctctgacttcatttttaaacacatcaGTGAAGCTGGAAAACAGCTAACTGAGGCTTCAGGCCaaagtaacaacttccacattAAGTAGTGTTTTTAATCAGAGCGGCCCCGTTAGTGCTTAGGTATTCTGTGTTTGCCTGGACGGAAACGTTTGGATCTTTAGTGTCTGACCGGTTGGTCAAGCATATAATCTTCTGATTACATTTACCAGCAGGTTTCTTAGTGCATCTCTACGACTTGAGAATGAAAAACTTGAGGGATTTTTGACCCAATATGCTAAAACCATTACATTTAGATAATTTTTGACTGCTGTAGTTTGTTTTCAGGTCTGAATCTTCAGTCCTCCCTTTTCCACTTTCACTGTTATTTTAGGCACCGAACACACAACATAAAGTTTAGAGGACCTTCCAGGAGTCTGAAGAAGTACTAACAaataccataaaaaaaaaaaaaaaaacaagaaagccTGAAATCCTTGTAAGCAAATAACagaatttgattatttaaaactTCTGCACTTACTGTATGTCTTTGCTTAAATGTTTATCATTTTAAGAACAGGGCAATACCAGATATTACAGCACAAAACATCAGGTTTCTTTAAAAGTTCTGTCACTATTAAAGAAAACCTTCATGCAATTCAGTCACTGATAAGTTTTCACCTTCAGAAAAATGCTCCAGAAGTTACGGCCAGTTGCAACCATCACAATTTACATATATTCCCATCTAAAGTATTATTCATAAATAGCACAATGCGCAAAAAAAAGATGCAACCATAGATTTCATAAGGACAAGTCTGTTAAATTCACAGCCGGTGAACAACCACCTCCACCCCAATCTACATTTAGGACAagtcacccccccccccccccccccccccactagTATTAAAGAGGCTGGTCCGACCATGTCGGTGACCCTGCCTCAACATGGCCTTTTGTTTGGCTCTAATATCCTTATCAAGTCCGTCTAGACACCCTGACAACTACCATCATCCCCCACATAAAGCCTCTGACAAACAGCGCTGCGCAGTGTGAAGCCGGCCGGCAGCTATTAAAGTGTCACATAACTATCTGCTACACAAACCGCTCCAAATGTGAACAAAAACATGAGATACAGACATGGAGAACATAAGTTAAGTGTTGTTGTATGCATCAATAAAGAGAGTTTTAAGGAATTTTATATCAAAATCATACATCATTTGAATTTTTCTTCTCTCTATGATTAAACAAATAAGGTTTATAATGAAGttgaataaaatgaatgaataccTGTACAGCAACCCAGCTGGCGTTGACTGTATGCTCTCCAAATGGTCCAAAACCTGCAGGAAAACCAGAGTTTACTTTAACCATTTAAGACCATCATCATGACTAACAGTGAAAACACTCTGCTTAATTATATACACATGCAAAAGAAATAGTGATTATTATTCAGTTTAACTTGTTATAAGATGAAAGTACAACTGTTGGAAATTTTAGATTTTagctgcaaaagaaaaagcctcattaaaataaaaaaaattaaaaaaaaggtctTTTTCGTAGAGTTTGCTTTCAATAcggcaaaaaataaatacacttttctACAGAGTACGGGTAATTATTATCCCATCACGCAGAGCAccataaaaactgaagaaaaatatcGCAAGACTGTTCAGTCAGGCTTGTTTATACAGGGATCTATGACTGATCCCCTCCCTCTCCACCACCCGTCCTGGGGTCAGCAGGTCCTTGGGGGTTGGGTGGAGAAAGGATCAGTCTGTCTGACATGCTGCTGAAAAGGAGCAGAGCGAGGGGCCAGCAGCTGCCAGCCGGCTGCTATTGTGCAGGAACTGTTCCCTGGCAATCTACACATCTCTGCACTCTTTTGTGTCTGACTACACAAAATCTCAGTCTGGTGCTGGTTTAAAAATGAACTGTCAGGACTGTACTTTGTGCAGTTAGAAAGCATTGATTCAGCAAGATATGAAATTTGACTtagcaacatgtttttttttatgaaaatctgTCCTTATTTTAGCATGATCTTAATGAATACGGATGGAAAAGAAATGTAATTACTTGAAGTTGAAGATGTCAGTAGGAAGTGCTACATTATAAAAAAGGTCAAATATAAACATGGTAGGCaatgttttaaacataaacCAATGTAGTACATATCTAAGAGCTCTGGAACATTATTGGGTTACTAATTAATTTGGTTCACTAATTTTAGATCTGAGACAAATCCGGATTCTttgaaactaaataataaagtcAGAATATAAACCGTTacaaataagacaaaaacagaaattaatgtctgtaaaacatcaacatttattcaaatacaAACTTCCTTTCCTGTTGCTGCCAAGTTAATAATAATCACTAGGCAATAATAAAATGACCTCGTTTTAGCCAAACAGAAGTTATTGTTCACCTTTAAAACTCGAGATAACGAAGATTAAATTATCTTTCacgtttattgaattaacaaaaacaattcacCAAGGAACACAGACTGATTTGAGAAAGACAAACGCGTATCAATTGGACTTGGAAAACAATTTAGTC includes the following:
- the LOC124873696 gene encoding pyroglutamyl-peptidase 1-like isoform X1 → MENSSRTVVVTGFGPFGEHTVNASWVAVQEMKKLGLGENVDLHIEEVPVEYQKVQSLVPSLWKQYHPWLLVHVGVAGMATTVTLEKCGRNHGYKVLDNCSFCPDSQCCIVGGPDCINSVIDMDSVCKRVTASGLGVVVSVSKDAGRYLCDFTYYTSLYLSHGRSAFVHVPPLGKPYSGEELGRALQAVIREMLELLDQAEEKMHC
- the LOC124873696 gene encoding pyroglutamyl-peptidase 1-like isoform X2, yielding MENSSRTVVVTGFGPFGEHTVNASWVAVQEMKKLGLGENVDLHIEEVPVEYQKVQSLVPSLWKQYHPWLLVHVGVAGMATTVTLEKCGRNHGYKVLDNCSFCPDSQCCIVGGPDCINSVIDMDSVCKRVTASGLGVVVSVSKDAGRCRREEITALPGKGPCSRKATVTRWS